From a single Candidatus Nanopelagicales bacterium genomic region:
- a CDS encoding SDR family oxidoreductase: MSFRLDGRKALVTGASRGIGAAIAVAYAQAGADVAISARDEAKLADVAQQIEAMGRTAIVVPADVLDGEALRAAVDAASLALGGLDLLVNNAGGNSFSTPVANMRFSGWQKTFSLNVESIVHACQAAAPHLLASDHGSVINVSSVASLAGTPFMAHYGAAKAAVSSLTKTLAIEWAHANVRVNALVPGWVETDLTDFLRADDNTETSLLSRVPMQRWGRVNEMAEPAVFLASDASSFMTGQQLVVDGGLSVMP, from the coding sequence ATGAGTTTTCGTCTGGACGGCCGCAAGGCCTTGGTGACCGGAGCATCGCGGGGAATCGGTGCCGCAATCGCTGTTGCCTACGCTCAGGCGGGCGCTGACGTTGCGATCAGTGCTCGTGACGAAGCCAAACTGGCCGACGTCGCCCAGCAGATCGAAGCGATGGGCCGCACAGCGATCGTGGTTCCCGCCGATGTTCTTGACGGTGAGGCATTGCGCGCAGCTGTCGACGCGGCATCGTTGGCTCTGGGCGGGTTGGACCTCCTGGTGAACAACGCAGGCGGCAACTCCTTCTCCACCCCGGTGGCCAACATGCGCTTCTCCGGCTGGCAGAAGACCTTCAGCCTCAACGTGGAGTCGATCGTGCATGCCTGCCAGGCTGCTGCACCCCATCTGCTCGCCTCCGACCACGGATCAGTCATCAATGTGTCCAGCGTTGCGTCGTTGGCCGGTACCCCCTTCATGGCCCACTACGGGGCCGCTAAGGCTGCCGTGTCGTCGCTGACCAAGACCCTGGCGATCGAGTGGGCCCATGCGAACGTTCGGGTTAATGCGCTTGTTCCCGGCTGGGTCGAGACTGACCTGACTGACTTCCTGCGGGCAGATGACAACACCGAGACCTCGCTGCTCTCGCGCGTGCCTATGCAGCGCTGGGGTCGAGTCAACGAGATGGCTGAGCCAGCCGTGTTCCTCGCCAGCGACGCTTCCTCGTTTATGACTGGCCAGCAGCTGGTAGTTGATGGCGGCCTTTCGGTGATGCCGTGA
- a CDS encoding alpha/beta fold hydrolase — MIPSADDARGTLGADDAQVLLRADRAVPVVLVHPFPVHAEFLTPLAVQLRSAGWTVLTPDLPGFGTRADELTDIDVEPSLDYFAEDLATQLDELGIGRAIIGGVSLGGYVAMAFLRLFPQRVAGLLLVDTKAASDSDDAREARLAFAHRVEDEG; from the coding sequence GTGATACCTAGCGCTGACGACGCGCGGGGGACACTCGGCGCTGACGACGCGCAGGTTTTACTTCGCGCTGACCGAGCCGTTCCAGTCGTGCTGGTTCATCCGTTCCCGGTCCACGCGGAGTTCCTCACGCCGCTGGCGGTCCAGTTGCGTTCAGCCGGTTGGACGGTGCTCACCCCCGATCTGCCTGGGTTCGGTACCCGTGCCGATGAGTTGACCGACATCGATGTCGAGCCATCGCTGGACTACTTTGCCGAAGACTTGGCTACCCAACTGGATGAACTGGGCATTGGTCGAGCGATCATCGGTGGAGTCTCGCTCGGGGGCTACGTCGCGATGGCCTTCTTACGACTGTTCCCGCAACGCGTCGCTGGCTTGCTGTTGGTGGACACCAAAGCCGCCAGCGACAGTGATGACGCCCGCGAAGCAAGGCTGGCCTTCGCCCATCGGGTCGAGGACGAGGG